A genomic window from Anoplolepis gracilipes chromosome 6, ASM4749672v1, whole genome shotgun sequence includes:
- the LOC140667048 gene encoding uncharacterized protein — protein MNGSISLKQFLRMFCRFTQQCEQSEVLQDIADDEIDGSLLSDEIFNDVENNETHLRLNSSGALNSILMSREKSAEIEENNNENSEIEKNNNDDTQNSEMKKDNDNNQYSEIEENNEITNDRIANKSEIEENISAENAIYNEEIYRIPEDDF, from the exons ATGAATGGAAGCATTTccttaaaacaatttttgcgTATGTTCTGTCGTTTTACTCAACAATGTGAACAATCAGAAGTGCTGCaag atATTGCTGATGACGAAATAGATGGAAGTTTGCTGTCAGATGAAATTTTCA atgatgttgaaaataatgaaacacaTTTAAGATTAAACAGTTCAGGTGCTTTGAATAGCATTCTGATGTCACGAGAAAAAAGTGCtgaaatagaagaaaataataatgaaaattcagaaatagagaagaataataatgatgatacTCAAAATTCAGAAATGAAAAaggataatgataataatcaatattcgGAAATAGAAGAGAATAATGAGATTACTAACGATAGGATTGCTAATAAATCAGAAATTGAAGAGAATATTAGTGCTGAAAATGCAATTTACA atgaagaaatatatagaattccAGAAGATGATTTTTAG